The genomic segment AGAATCTCCCTCCATTAACTGCCCCTTTACATAAAGAAAGAGCGTAATTCTTGCTGTAGAATTGCGCCCTTTCGCTGAATAATAATTATGTTTCTTTGATTATATCTTTCCAATAGATCCAAGCATTTAAATAGTCATTTACTTAGCGTACATTTGTATAACTTCATAGATATCCTCCTTTGTTGCTTTTTTAATGATTATACACCTCTTTTTAATAAAAGATTGCCATTAAGGCTTAACTGAGCCAATAGTGGACACTTTAAAAAAAGTGACCCATTCGGGGTTTTTTCTGTTTAAAAGCTTAGGTATACTGAAGATAAATATCCTGACAGGAGTGTTTTCAATGAGTAAAATACTTTCAACGAATATCAAATGAGACAACTAGAATCAAACCCTAATATCGCATCCGTATCTGTATTATATTTATCCCGAGGTATATTATGGATAATCCTAGGGTATGAAGTTCGTATGCTGACTAGAAATGGTTAGCAGAGATGATAGGAAAACTACTTTATCAAAATAGGATTGTTGTTCAACTAAACCAGCTAATAGGATGTCAATATTTTTCTCTAAAATAATTATTAACCCTATGTTATACTATTTTGAGCATGCCAAACAGCCCTCCAAAAACCTTTTGGAAGATTTTCTCTCTCATTATTAAAACTGTTAATTAAGCTATATCAAGGAAAGATTCTTTTCTGTTTAATAATGCATAAATCCAATGAAGTAATTTATTAATACAGGCTACAATTGCTACTTTGGCAGGCTTTCCTTCTGACTTTTTCTTATCATAGAATTCTTTAAGCTTTTTGTTCCTTGAACTTCTTATTCCACAGTATAGCGTGGGATAAAATGATGTTAATGCTATAGAATTTCCAATCACATAAAAACAGCCTCCCTCCAAATAGAAGGAAGGCTGTTTTTATGTTCACTGTAAAATCGACTCACTGTCTTCAGCAATTTCAAATTTAAGTTGAGGATTATTCATCATGATTAGTATATGAATCTGATTTACCTAGTAAATAGATCCTGACAACGGATAATACATCCTCTATATATTGTTCTTTGTCAGTGTTCTCCCCTGTTATTAATATTCCTAAATTCTCGTGCACGGCGTTCTTAACTGTTTAAAGAAGCAGCACCTTTTTTAAAATATTCCTTCCTTTTTGCACCTGATACAGCTTTCAATGCCATTAACCCTAATAAGAAGAATGCAAATGAACCTATTAACCCCACAAGACGGATCGAAGTTAATTCAGCAGCTAAACCTACTAATACCGTTAAAGCAATAATGAAACCTGCCTCAATAACACTAAAGAAGCTTCCGAACCTTCCCATCATCTTCACAGGAACATGATTTTGGTAGAAAGTCAAATACCCTGTATTTGCAAACGTTACAGCAAACCCAATTAAAAATACAGAAGGCGCTGCACTAAAAAAGCCATTCGAACTATAAAGCGCTATATAACCTATTGAGGTAAAAATGGTGCCAAAACCTATTAAAAGATTAACTGTAAGCTGTCTTGAAAATACTGAATTAATAATTGAACCTATTATAAATCCAGCTCCAAAGACACTTAATAAAAACCCATAAATGGGGTCTGATAATGAAAGTACACCTTTAGCAAATGCTGCCTCAAGAGAATCTATTGCAGTCATGAATATAGTAGTGCCGCTAAATAATAAATATATCTTTGTGACATAGGTATAGTCCTTACTGAAATTAAAAACAACCCAAAAATCATTTTTTATCATATCCCATGTCAATCTTTGCCCCTCTGTCTCTTTGAGTCTTGAATCAACATTAGGGAGCATCATAATAATGAATGCCGAAAAAAATAAAGCCACTGCATTCACATGGATGGCAGTATAAGGAGTACCCATCCAAAATAAAACCCCCGCAATGGTAGGACCTATTAGTGAACCACAAGAGTTGATAAAATTACGTAGCGCATTAAAGCGTTGCCGATCTTTTTCAGGTATTAGTTTAGTCATATAAACCATAGATGTAGGTTGAAAAATAGCACTTCCCATATTAATGATAAACGCTAGTATATAAACATAAATAAGCGAAGGTAAAAATGGAATTATCGCAATACAAAGTGCTCGGAAAACGTCTAATCCCATCATAAGTCGTCGTGTATTTACCCGATCAATTAAACTACCTGCCCAAGCATTCGAACATATAGTTGCAATAGGACCAAGTATATATAATAAAGCAATCGCAAGTGGAGAACCTGTTTCATTCAATATAATTAAATTTAGTGCGATTAGGTAAACCCATCCACCCACATTTGAAATTCCTATTCCTCCTAATAGCATTAACGGATACTTCCATCTGGACATGTTCACCACTCCTTTTTATTTTTTTGTAAAACAAAATAAAAAAACTCACCCCCAAGATATTTATCTTGGGGGCGAGTCGTGTCGCGGTGCCACCCCAGTTCACCTCCACATTTCTGTAGAAGCCTAATCGAGTACTGCTTTGTGAATAAATCACCTGCGATACTCTATCTCGTTAACGTGAGAATACGTTCATCATCATTGTTCAAAACAAACAAATCCAATGCACAGCTCCAAGGCTTGTTTCAACACATTTCCTATTCCTCTTTTTCAGCTACCAGAGGTCTCTGTAGATAGTAAGTGTGTTTACTCTTCTTTTCACAGCTTTTTATATAGATTTTTATATATATTACATTATTTTGAATTGAAATTCAATACAAAAAATATTACTAATTATCTCTATAACAGACATAGAAATATTTGCATTTATAGTATTGTTGTTACAGTAATTATTTACTTCATGCATACCACAGCTTACTCTTTTTCAACTAACCTTCCACGGTAGTTGAAGAATGGATAAAAAAACACACATACTATACTTTTATTTCATAAATATATTCAGATTATATCTTTAATCCCAAATAAAAGCTGAACTAATACAAGAATTAGTTCAGCTTAAAAATAGCTTATTATAATGTTGCACATTGTATAAAGGATACTGATATATTAAGCGGCCTACGTTAACTCTTGACTTTTAATAAAAATGATCGTGAATAGTCGTCTTTTTTGAACAGCAAAATAATGTATTATTAATTACTTATGATATTTTGGATATGACGGCTGTCTCAATCCTTCATCACTATTCATTTGTGATTTAATTTGAGCAAGTTCTTCCGGTGTTAAATGTGGAAAATCAATAACATTAATCGTCCTTTGGAATAAGTGCCCATTAGGAATGTCACTTAAAAACTCTTTTGTTTCCCATCAACTGTAGTATGCGCAATAACTGGGTGGAAAAACTCATCAATGTGAAAAGGTGTGTCAGCAAAAGGATTATGGAAAACAACCAATCCATCCAACAAAGGGTTCCAAAGTTGTTTTATTAATAACGAGTGATTAACATTATCAAAGAAACCTTTAATATCAATGTCCACCGCATAATGCGTTTTAGAGTGGTTAATGATATAGACACATCTTGATATAGCATGATGTGTGCTACGTTGTGGTCTAAATCCATAACTGTGTTTAAAGAATTTAGCTTCACAAATCGGTTCAATAACTTGTTTAATCATTTGTTGGATAATTCTATCTGTAAGGGTCGGTATACCAAGCGGACGTAAATCACCGTTGGGCTTTGGAATGAGAACCCTCTTAACAGCTTTGGGTTTGTAATCCTTTAGCGCGTCTCTAATATAAGACACAAAATCATTTTTGTTCATTTCTTTAAATTTATCAATGGTATGAAAATCAACCCCGGCCGTTTTAGAGCCTTTATTACTTTTTATGGTTCTATATGCGAGAAGAATATTATTTTCTGATATAACAAGTTCGTATAACCTATTAAATGTTTTACCTTCTTGGCTCCCTTTATATAGGGAGTCGAAGGTTTCCTGCAACCCATAATATTCCCAATATCTTTGATTTGTGTTCAATTGTGGAACACCTCCTTTAAAGAAGTGTCTTTCCCACATTCATACCAGACCTTTTGAACTTCATTAACTAAAATT from the Sporosarcina psychrophila genome contains:
- a CDS encoding MFS transporter translates to MSRWKYPLMLLGGIGISNVGGWVYLIALNLIILNETGSPLAIALLYILGPIATICSNAWAGSLIDRVNTRRLMMGLDVFRALCIAIIPFLPSLIYVYILAFIINMGSAIFQPTSMVYMTKLIPEKDRQRFNALRNFINSCGSLIGPTIAGVLFWMGTPYTAIHVNAVALFFSAFIIMMLPNVDSRLKETEGQRLTWDMIKNDFWVVFNFSKDYTYVTKIYLLFSGTTIFMTAIDSLEAAFAKGVLSLSDPIYGFLLSVFGAGFIIGSIINSVFSRQLTVNLLIGFGTIFTSIGYIALYSSNGFFSAAPSVFLIGFAVTFANTGYLTFYQNHVPVKMMGRFGSFFSVIEAGFIIALTVLVGLAAELTSIRLVGLIGSFAFFLLGLMALKAVSGAKRKEYFKKGAASLNS